CGCGCATTATATACTGGTGTTTCGCAACTTACACGGCAATAGTGCAAATTTATTAAACTATTATTCAATAAAGACCGGGGTACCCACGGCAACCCAGTCCGCTACTTCGATCATATCCTTATTGCGCATGCGAATACATCCCCGGGAGCCGGGGGTACCCAGAGGCGTTGAGTCGGGTGTGCCGTGGATATAAATGTAGCGTTTTAGGCTGTCGACGTCACCGCCCTGATTGCGCCCTGGCTCCATACCATCCAGCTGCAGAATCCGGGTTAATATCCAGTCTCGCCCCGGGTAGCGCGCGGCGAGGGAGGCATCGTAAATTTCACCCGTCCATTCTCGACCTACAAACACACTGTTTTCGGCAGCATCCAATCCAATGCGGGAATGAATACGGTGCCAGCCGCGGGGCGTGCACTCACTGCCCATGCCCTCACCCAGGCCATTTTTTCCGGTGGACACCGGGTAGGTTTTCCAAAGCGCATCCTGCTCATAACAGGCCATGCTTTGCCTTGCGGCTGAAATGTAAATGTATTGCTTCATCGGGACATCACTTGATTGCTACGGTTTTAATATTAACAAATTCCAAAATACCCTCACGTGAAAGCTCCCGCCCATAGCCTGAGTGTTTTATGCCGCCAAACGGTAATCTCGGATCGGAAGCTACCAGGGCATTGACAAAACAACTGCCGGCTTCGATGCGGTTTTTGGCAATGTCTTCGCCGCGCACAATGTCACGGGTAAACACAGCGCCTGCCAACCCATACGGGCTTTGGTTGGCCAGACGAATGCCTTCTTCTTCACTGTCCACCTGAATGACTGCGATAACCGGACCAAATAACTCCTCCTCAAAGGCCGTCATGCCGGGTTTGACATTCACCAGCAAGGTGGGCGGATAATAAAATCCTGGGCCGGCAGGCAATACGCCGCCTTCCACCAGACGTGCGCCCTGCTTCACACTCTCAAGAACCTGTTGATGCAGCGTATCACGCAGATCCTCACGCGCCATCGGACCCAACGTGGTTTCAGGGTTGCCAGGCTCACCCATGGCGTAGTGTTGCAGGCGTTGTTGAATTTTGGCCACCAGTTCATCATGAACGGAAGCCACGGCGATAATGCGTTTGGCTGCAATGCAAACCTGACCGCAATTACTTAAACGAGATTTAATGATGCAATCCGCCGCCAAATCGAGGTCCGCATCATCAAGCACAAGGTAGGGATCGCTTCCACCCAATTCGAGTACAGATTTTTTCAAATGCGACGCCGCATTGGCCGCGACTACACGGCCCGCTTTCTCGCTTCCGGTAAAGCTCAGGGAGGCTATTTTCTTATGAGCAATGATCGCAGCCGCTCCCTCATTATCAACAACCGCCTGTTGAAACAGGTGGGGAGGGAAACCCGCCTCAATGAACAATTTTTCAATCGCGAAACCGCACCCCGTGGTCACCGGCGCGTGTTTTAAAATCACGGCATTCCCTGCCATGATGGCCGGTATCGCGCAACGATAAACCTGCCAGAAAGGGAAATTCCAGGGCATGATCGCAAAAACAATGCCCAGCGGTTGGTAATACACCGTGGATTTCTGCAATTCGGTCTGTATGGTTTGCGGCTTTAAATACTCGTCTGCCTTTTCGGCATAATGTTCACCAAGCCAGGCGCATTTTTCTATTTCCGCCTCACCCTGAGCAATAGGTTTACCCATCTCACGGGCGATTAACAGGGCGAGTTCCTTTTTTTTTCGGCGAAGTAAATCGCTTAAGGCAAGCATGTGCTGGCGTCTGAATTCAAAGGCGGTTTCGCGCCAGCCGAGGAAGGCTTTGTCTGCCCGTTCAAGGAGAAGATCCACGTCTTTACTGGAAAGCAGAGGGTATGCAGCAAGTTTTTCTTCGGTAGCCGGATTGATTGTCTGAATGCTCATGGCGGTGTGGGATTCTTATTAATTTAAAAGAGTTTAGACTATCTCTGCGCGAGTGCAACAGTTTAAAGCGGCACCGCCAGAAGTTGACACCCGCAATGGATAATATTTAATTCAGTTTTTATATTTTTATTCATAATGTGTCCATTCTAGCAAAATAATCAATTCGTGTATTACTTTCAGTGGTTGCCTAGAGGATTTGATTGTTGTTACTATTTTCAGAACGATAGGCGGATACGTACACTGTGCGTCTGCATGAATTTACTTTACTCCACATTGGGATAATTTTAATGACAAATAGAACTCTAGGCTACCACCCCGCTCATTACCTGGTTGCCTGGGCCGTCCATGCGTTTACCGCCAGCGCAGCCTGCTTTGGACTTTTAACGCTGGCCAAAATTTACCAGCATGATTATGTACAGGCTCTGTGGTTCATGGCTATAACGGTTGTTATTGACGCCCTCGATGGCACGCTGGCACGGCTGGTCAGAGTAAAAACCGTATTGCCGAATATTGATGGGGCGCTGCTGGACAATATTGTTGATTACCTCAATTACGTCATCACGCCCTGTTTTTTCCTGTTCGTTAAACCGGACATGCTGTCTGCGGATGTCAAATTGTTCATTATTGTGGCCATTACAATCGCCTCATCCTATCAATTTTGTCAGTCCGATGCGAAAACGCCTGATCATTTCTTCAAAGGGTTTCCCTGTTATTGGAACATTGCCGTGTTTTACATGTTTATTTTCAACACGTCCATGTCCACCAATGCCCTGATTCTCACCCTCCTGTGCATTCTGGTTTTCGTTCCGATTAAATACGTTTACCCGTCACGACTTGATTACCTGACGGAATCCAGAACCCTTAAAATCATGATGCACAGTTTTTCGTTGATTTACGGCATCAGTTCGGCACTGATCTTGTGGAACTACCCTCAGATTAATCCCGTTTATCTGGCAGTTTCACTGGGTTATGTCATCATGTACCTGTCTTTAAGCGTGTACAGGACCTACTCTCCCATGATCATTTCCCGCATGTCTGCGCATAAAGAATCATAGAATCATTCACATTTGCCTAAAGACTGATTAATATAATGCGTTTTCAATGTGAGGATTGAGGTGAGTATGTCTGTTTACCGTTGTACGTTTACTGTGTTGGCAACCTGTTTATTAATGAACACCGTGTCGCATGCCGAAGCATTTCCCCATGGTTGCGAAGTCAGCGGCTTTGGTTACAGTAATTACCACCTGATTGTGAATGAAACCGGTGATCAAGCCTTTTACCTCATCCAGAATCGCAGCGACAGAACCATCGAACTCCAGCGCATTGAAACGCGTGAAGTGTTTATGAGTCCTCCGCTGACTGCCAAACTTGAACCAGCGAATTGGGCCGCCTTTGCCTCGGACATTCGCGAAATGCATTTTCAATGCTTCTACACTGAAAATGACAACACAGCCAAAGTGAATTGCCGCGATGTCCTGGATGTTTGCCAATATCCCCGAGTTAAATTTGCTTTGAGTAATATGGGAAATTACTGGGTATCTACTAATAAATCACAACGACAGGTCATTAATGATGCCGCCGCAAAAGGAATTTACTTACGATGGTAAGGTACCTCTCAGTACCCACAATAAATTATTCGCGCTGCTTGGCGTTCTAGGCAGCATTGTTTCGCTTCTTGGATTGATTAAAATGCCGGCGCAATTGTATTTTGTCGCTGGCTCGACGCTCTTGTTATTCACTGCCCTGCATTTCAAACTGGTTTATTTTATCGCCCTGGAATTGATATTAATTGCCGGACATGGCGCGGTCCTTCTCGGCATTGGCCCTGCTCTGCAATTAGCCATTCCCATCCTGCTTTGTGTGCAATTATTGTTTTTTTACTCCTTAAGCGGCCAGTTAACCAATTTATTTATTCTCATCGGGATAACCGGCATCGCGCTGCTGTCGATAGGGCTTGCTTATGAAAATCAATGGGTTTTTTTCAGCGGCGGTAGTGCAGTGGCCTGTTATGCGTTCTACAATGCATCCAGTAAAAAAGCGGCGTTAATCTGGGCGATACTGAATTCATTATTTGCTCTGATTGCAATCCTGAAAATACTTGTTTTTTAATTCTGGAGATTTTATGGCTAAAACACCTTCTACCATGTCCCCACTGGGAACCCAGGCCCCTGTTTTTTCGTTGACTGACGTGGTATCCGGTAAAACGATCAATCTCAAGCAGGACAACAAAGCCAAAGCCACGGTGATTATGTTTATCTGCAATCATTGCCCTTATGTGAAACACATCAACCGGGAATTAACACGACTCGCCAATGATTACCTGCCCAAAGACATACGCTTTTATGCCATTAACTCCAATGATGTTGTCAATTATCCTGATGATTCGCCCGACAACATGAAGCGTACGGCAATAACAGAACAATACCCCTTCCCCTATCTTTTTGATGAAACCCAGGAAGTAGCCAGGGCGTATCAAGCAGCCTGCACGCCCGATTTTTTTGTCTATGACAATCAGCTGTCGCTGATTTATCGTGGCCAATTTGATGACTCCAGGCCAGGGAATCCCATCCCGGTGACAGGTGAATCCATTCGTTTAGCCCTTGATTGCGTGCTGGCGAATCAAAAAGTGAGTGACACACAAAAACCAAGCCTGGGGTGTAACATTAAATGGAAAGCGTAATGCCCGAATTTAAATTGTCGTTCTATGTGCCGGAAAGTCATCTGCAAGAGGTCAAGCAGGCGTTGTTTGACGCAGGGGCCGGCAAGCTCGGAAATTATGATCAGACCTGTTGGCAAACCCTGGGACAGGGGCAATTTCGTCCGCTGCAAGGCGCAAACCCTACGCTGGGTGAGCGATTGGAGCTGACCTATGTCACCGAAGTCAAAGTGGAAATGCTGTGTGAAGAGGGTCGTTTGCCGGACGCGATTAGGGCATTGAAACAAGCGCATCCCTATGAAGAACCTGCCTATGATATTGTCAGGCTTGAGCAAGTGAAATAAAAAAGCCTGCTGAAGCAGGCTTTTTTACACGAGGCATCCTTATTTGGAAGCAACCACCTGAATTTGAAGCATCGCAATCACATCGCTGTGAACATGAACTTCAACAGTGAAATCACCCACAGAATGGATAGGACCCTCTGGCATGACGATTTCGCGTCGGCTGACTTCAATGGATCGCTCCACCAGAGCATCCCGGATTTCATTCACGCCAACCGAACCGTACAGCTTGCCTTCGTCACTGGCCATGGCTGAGATAACCAGGGTGATGTCGTTCAACTTGGCTGCACGTTGTTCGGCAACAGCCTGAGCCTGTTGTGCTTTCTTCTCAAGCTCGGCACGACGTTCTTCAAACAATTTAATGTTTTCTGCAGTAGCGAATACGGCCTTGCTTTGTGGAATCAGAAAATTTCTGCCAAAACCATTAGCAACATTCACTTTGTCGCCAAGTTTGCCTAAATTTCTAACGTTTTCTAACAAAATAACTTGCATCTCTTACCCCTTGTTCTGATTTTCGCCCGCTAAAAACAAGCGGCGCGCTCTCAAATTAAATAAACTATCGATTGATCCAAACAACACATACACCGGCAGCATAATGTACGGCACCACAACGATGGGCATCAG
This region of Legionella taurinensis genomic DNA includes:
- a CDS encoding L,D-transpeptidase — translated: MKQYIYISAARQSMACYEQDALWKTYPVSTGKNGLGEGMGSECTPRGWHRIHSRIGLDAAENSVFVGREWTGEIYDASLAARYPGRDWILTRILQLDGMEPGRNQGGDVDSLKRYIYIHGTPDSTPLGTPGSRGCIRMRNKDMIEVADWVAVGTPVFIE
- a CDS encoding NAD-dependent succinate-semialdehyde dehydrogenase, which translates into the protein MSIQTINPATEEKLAAYPLLSSKDVDLLLERADKAFLGWRETAFEFRRQHMLALSDLLRRKKKELALLIAREMGKPIAQGEAEIEKCAWLGEHYAEKADEYLKPQTIQTELQKSTVYYQPLGIVFAIMPWNFPFWQVYRCAIPAIMAGNAVILKHAPVTTGCGFAIEKLFIEAGFPPHLFQQAVVDNEGAAAIIAHKKIASLSFTGSEKAGRVVAANAASHLKKSVLELGGSDPYLVLDDADLDLAADCIIKSRLSNCGQVCIAAKRIIAVASVHDELVAKIQQRLQHYAMGEPGNPETTLGPMAREDLRDTLHQQVLESVKQGARLVEGGVLPAGPGFYYPPTLLVNVKPGMTAFEEELFGPVIAVIQVDSEEEGIRLANQSPYGLAGAVFTRDIVRGEDIAKNRIEAGSCFVNALVASDPRLPFGGIKHSGYGRELSREGILEFVNIKTVAIK
- the pcsA gene encoding phosphatidylcholine synthase, with product MTNRTLGYHPAHYLVAWAVHAFTASAACFGLLTLAKIYQHDYVQALWFMAITVVIDALDGTLARLVRVKTVLPNIDGALLDNIVDYLNYVITPCFFLFVKPDMLSADVKLFIIVAITIASSYQFCQSDAKTPDHFFKGFPCYWNIAVFYMFIFNTSMSTNALILTLLCILVFVPIKYVYPSRLDYLTESRTLKIMMHSFSLIYGISSALILWNYPQINPVYLAVSLGYVIMYLSLSVYRTYSPMIISRMSAHKES
- a CDS encoding enhanced entry protein EnhB, encoding MSVYRCTFTVLATCLLMNTVSHAEAFPHGCEVSGFGYSNYHLIVNETGDQAFYLIQNRSDRTIELQRIETREVFMSPPLTAKLEPANWAAFASDIREMHFQCFYTENDNTAKVNCRDVLDVCQYPRVKFALSNMGNYWVSTNKSQRQVINDAAAKGIYLRW
- a CDS encoding thioredoxin family protein, with the protein product MAKTPSTMSPLGTQAPVFSLTDVVSGKTINLKQDNKAKATVIMFICNHCPYVKHINRELTRLANDYLPKDIRFYAINSNDVVNYPDDSPDNMKRTAITEQYPFPYLFDETQEVARAYQAACTPDFFVYDNQLSLIYRGQFDDSRPGNPIPVTGESIRLALDCVLANQKVSDTQKPSLGCNIKWKA
- a CDS encoding NGG1p interacting factor NIF3, with product MPEFKLSFYVPESHLQEVKQALFDAGAGKLGNYDQTCWQTLGQGQFRPLQGANPTLGERLELTYVTEVKVEMLCEEGRLPDAIRALKQAHPYEEPAYDIVRLEQVK
- the rplI gene encoding 50S ribosomal protein L9; protein product: MQVILLENVRNLGKLGDKVNVANGFGRNFLIPQSKAVFATAENIKLFEERRAELEKKAQQAQAVAEQRAAKLNDITLVISAMASDEGKLYGSVGVNEIRDALVERSIEVSRREIVMPEGPIHSVGDFTVEVHVHSDVIAMLQIQVVASK